Genomic segment of Apostichopus japonicus isolate 1M-3 chromosome 8, ASM3797524v1, whole genome shotgun sequence:
CTCACATAACTTTCAAAAAGCAAACAAACTTTCAAAGATCAACACAAACTTTATTCCTAtgacaaattatgaaaaaaGGCACTTCAAATTGTAGCATAAAGAGTGAGCTTTATTTTACACAGACATTCCATTGAAATTCCCCTCTCGCCAAATTGTTTACTTGACCATGTTTAGGATGGTAGTCATGCTTCATGAGCAAGAGAATGTTACCTAGTACCTACCTTTCTCTTCATTTAGATCCCACAGTGCATTCTTTACGAACCTCTTTGCTGCACTTTTGTTTAGTCTAGCAGCTGTTagtgaaagaaaacattgtgCGGTATTcgttatttttttatctttgtcaCAATAATTAAGACATTTAAATAATATTGTTCTTTTCACCCTCAGTTAAAAAGCCTTAGAAATAGCTTTCTACGGAGTCCACATGATTTTAACAACTGACAaattaatgtttcaaaatatgTCACTGAATTCAAGTCATCTGTGAAAATTAATCTTTGTAAAAATGGACACTTGtcttttgtaaataattttcaggtatacaaaGACTCAAACATAACACTGGAACCAACATCCTAAGTATTTTAATTGCTTGTTTTACCTTGTTCTTTTTAAAGCTTCATGTATCCACTTCAGACCATTTCAGAAGTCAGAAATTTGGTTTAAAGCTGAAtacttgaaaaccagatttaTACGAAACATTGCCTTTTATTCAgatctttctatttttgttgTACTTGACGATACCAACTTTCTGTCTggtgtttttatttaaattgacatattaaAGTTAAAAGCAACAGTGAATGAATCAGTATGAATACTAATTCTGCACACACCTTTCTGTCTATCTGTAATTTGTTTCATCTTCCTCATGTACTGCTGTATTCTTCCCTGTAAAATACAACAGAGAGAAAAATTTACTTTTTCATGTTGGTGTCTCGCAACACATAATACACAACTgggtaaaataaatatacaacgTAAGTGCAAAGGGAAGTACTACAGGAGTCATTGTGTTTAACAAAGAAGCACAGATAAACTCTCTTGCAGTCACAGATAAACTCTCTTGCAATCATAACAACTCAACCAGAATGTTAACCTTAACATGTGTCTGACAAAGAAagtaaactttaagaaaaaaaaaggaaaaaaatgcaTAAAGGAAAGACAAATTTGAACTTACCAGCTCATGTTTTATTGGATGTTCTGTCAGATCAACTCCTTGGGTACAGAGATACACTGGAACAAAAGGAGAAGAAACTATATTCGAGAGCAGTAAGAGGATGGAGGGTCAAGGAACCTGGGGCAGCAGAAATAGCATGGCCTTTAAACTGGTACAATATGTGAAGTTTGAAGCAATATAGTACTAATTAGAGTGTCTCATAGGTGAGAAAcaatacttgtttttttttgttttttttacagtggTAGAAGTAAGTGAAGACAAGAGAATTGTATCTTATTTGTTGGACTTAGCCAACTGCTTTTCAGGAAGTAATTGACTTGATggaatcacaaaaaaaaactgaaagtaGTTGAGGGTCTTGCCTATTCTATATCCAACACATTTAAGATGcagtttattatttaataaatttaactATGAAGGTATCTATGCAACTTGCTACAATATATGAAAAACAGTATTGCCTCCAGTTAGTGAGATGATCAATATTAGCAGTTACTATTGATAGGGATTCTAGAATAATGGAacatcaaatgaaaatgaaaatcaacAATCTTGAAAGTAGTTGTAGAAAATAGAAAGCAGAAGAAAAAGATAGAGCTGTAATAGAGAACACAAGATGGGATGATAAAGAtgcttttttgttttacttacaCCACTTCTTGAAATGTCACAATTTTTTCCTGGAATAACTTATGGTAAGACAATATTACCATTACCAGAGGGAAGAAAATCTCTTGAAACCAATGTAAATTAACTTCATTATATTTGTTAACTTTATGCACGGATTATGGTCAGAGAGCACAACCTGCACCAGGTTAAAGTGATGTAATGTCTTCAACACACTCTTAATGAGACAATTATGCTAATAGTAATGTACTTACTCCAGAACAATGAGTTGATTGCATACAAGGAAACTAACTCAGTCTTAGCCTTCTCCAATGATGTCATCTGAAAtcatataaaaggatgaatgaGTCTCTGCTAAAAACACTATACATCATATAAGCAATAGATTTCACACAATAAAATTTCTTTCAACTGCAATTGGAGACTAAGCCTCATTGCTAATCAGTAAGATTTTCTAGATATATTGATAACCTACAGTTTGAGAAAGCATAAAAAACTGAGCAAATGCTCTACCCAAAGAACGCTAGCCTAGGCAACGATGCCAGAACAGGAGGGAATACTTCATGACAAGTGTCAtgataccggtgctgtggccgagtggataaaggtggtggcatttgaagcaatgaggcttagcaatcgggaggtttggGGTTCTATTCccagccgggtcatagtaaggtgggtttttcatccaagagcaatctacggttttcccatctgaaatgactttctaaattgaaaagattccaaatttgagttaaattgttgaattgggAGCCACctgatgtgtaagttgtaatccataagcccttgcgggttcctcccacatttgtggtcgcttaagcgtcgtaaaaataactgctgattattatgattattattattaatattaagtaGGCTATAGCAGGTATTTCAGCATTAGTATTACCCTTCTATTTCTGACCAGTACAATAAATGAACTATTGTATCCCAGTTTTTGGCATGTATATTTATGTTAGAGTCAACGATTATGTGTGGGTTAATAAAAGTTTTGGACTTATCAAACCCATAGGCCCACATTTTACATGCAGAACGATATTCACAAAAAGTTTTTGAACTGTTTTCATATGAACTATACACACAGTGCAATGCACTCCACACTAGGCCCTAGGCCTATACAATCGTGTTGACACTGGAGCCACATGGCGTAATACAAATTTACAAGAGTGTCATGTGTGCGACCGACAGAATTTTATTCCAAAGTATTCAATATACCCTTTGGCTGGAATATTTCAGTAGTTCTGCCCACTTGCAACTTAATTGCAACTAGGCCCCTTAACTTACGTTAGGCCCAACCTAAGTTACCATCTTGTCTATATATGGTTTATCAGTTATTGTATACACTAAGCCTAGTTCCACGAAAAAGCACCTTTTCTTGTACGTCTGTTACCGAACCATCGAGAATAGGTTTTAATGTTTTCTCAACGTCCGCTAAGGACTTCTTAAATCTTTCTAATGATGGCTGAATTTCTGATGGACATGCTTGACTATGGGCTGCCATATTGCAGTCTTGAACTTCTTGTCGGACAgaacatggaggtaaaacagatggACAGAATCACTACGCACCGTCCGATATGCTGTCACTTATTGCTACGGAAGCTTAGAAAGGATATTACACGACTTAAACACATAGTAAGATAAAGTTCTATGAGAAATAACTGTTTTGACGACTGAGTGTTAGATGAAAAACAATATGAACttttaattaacatatttacCGCAGTTTTGCGCTTCTAATGTATATTGTCCAAATGGTTAAACGCCAATGATACGATATATGTCCTTTATTTGTTTCCGTACTTAAAGACCACTGGTTTTAtacatcgaggtaaatgaatcatttAACTCGTTGGTTTTATATCCTTCATGCAATTCACACATACGATGTAATGAAATGCGGCTTAGCGTAGTTGTCA
This window contains:
- the LOC139971365 gene encoding nuclear nucleic acid-binding protein C1D-like translates to MAAHSQACPSEIQPSLERFKKSLADVEKTLKPILDGSVTDVQEKMTSLEKAKTELVSLYAINSLFWMYLCTQGVDLTEHPIKHELGRIQQYMRKMKQITDRQKAARLNKSAAKRFVKNALWDLNEEKGESSRKRKSDPSVKPGAKKR